From a single Lates calcarifer isolate ASB-BC8 linkage group LG12, TLL_Latcal_v3, whole genome shotgun sequence genomic region:
- the aggf1 gene encoding angiogenic factor with G patch and FHA domains 1 isoform X2, translating to MENEDEEKDVESEVAELRLKVDSLKQELRECRAELTKLQKQLKQSERLQRNTESYNEDLRKQVDQLSAEIHERKKKDKDRVNSETQTEEYVWTETDYYNYYYGGYYQNPEAADTQEGLNAAAAEEVAAVVDGADGSETAEVSTPTAAVAAVVADESGQPDSSVTATTEGGDAGSIADMLRATAEEAMTQTGFVFDETTGMYYDHSTGFYYDSASQLYYDANTGIYYYYDAESGRYQFHSRIEVSAAQTGAEPCSDKNTTEKKGKKFKKGVKKMSHQDDKVQEVTSSLAKMKISSHWNTAAHRVKDIWPPCVRVTVVRSPVLQVGTLFIITADSPATIGREKDMDHAIRIPEMGVSKFHAEVYFDQEQQSYMLVDQGSQNGTVINGNRILQPKAKCEPHALMHGDEVKMGETVLSFHIHSGTDTCDGCEPGQVMAHLSKHRREENTGPALTKEDKEALRQKELKQMKAKYGLQSSEYEETKTLKNPKYKDRAESRRQTVGSEGVFQRDDAPASVHEEISEVNKGRKMLEKMGWKKGEGLGKEGTGMKDPIELKIRKSQSGLGAGAAMSLDSISLTRSKSQKNWEKARERFADSCQPDMLAHKTTQNKSPKAWVRAEETETANTQTDSQR from the exons ATGGAGAACGAAGATGAAGAAAAGGACGTGGAGTCTGAAGTGGCGGAGCTGCGTCTGAAAGTAGACTCGCTGAAGCAGGAGCTCAGAGAGTGCAGAGCCGAGCTGACGAAGCTGCAGAAGCAGCTGAAGCAGTCAGAAAGACTgcagaggaacacagagagCTACAATGAAGACCTGAGGAAACAG GTTGATCAGCTGAGCGCAGAGATTCATGAGCGGAAGAAGAAAGATAAGGACAGAGTCAACAGTGAAACTCAGACAGAAGAATATGTATGGACAGAAACTG ATTATTACAACTACTACTATGGAGGCTACTATCAGAACCCTGAGGCAGCAGACACTCAGGAAGGCCTgaacgcagcagcagcagaagaagtaGCAGCAGTAGTGGATGGAGCTGATGGCAGCGAGACAGCAGAGGTTTCAACACCAActgcagcagtagcagcagtagttgCTGATGAGTCAGGTCAACCTGACAGCAGTGTTACAGCCACAACAGAG GGAGGTGATGCAGGATCCATAGCTGATATGTTGAGGGCCACTGCCGAAGAGGCTATGACACAGACTGGGTTTGTGTTTGATGAGACCACAGGAATGTACTATGACCACAGCACAGGCTTCTACTACGACTCG gcCAGTCAGTTGTACTATGATGCCAACACAGGCATTTACTACTACTACGACGCGGAGAGCGGACGATACCAGTTTCATTCCAGGATTGAGGTGTCTGCTGCACAGACTGGTGCAGAGCCTTGCTCAGACAAGAACACTACTGAAAAGAAAGGCAAGAAGTTCAAGAAAGGGGTCAAGAAAATGTCACACCAGGATGATAAG GTGCAAGAAGTGACTAGCTCATTGGCTAAAATGAAGATTTCCTCTCACTGGAATACTGCTGCACACAGAG TCAAAGACATTTGGCCGCCCTGTGTACGGGTGACAGTGGTTAGGTCTCCAGTGCTACAGGTGGGCACTCTGTTCATCATCACAGCCGACTCTCCAGCCACCATTGGCAG agagaaagatatGGATCATGCAATCAGAATACCAGAGATGGGAGTCAGCAAG TTCCATGCAGAGGTGTACTTTGACCAGGAGCAGCAGAGCTACATGCTGGTGGACCAGGGAAGCCAGAACGGGACAGTCATCAATGGCAACAGAATCTTACAg CCAAAAGCCAAGTGTGAGCCACATGCACTGATGCACGGTGATGAGGTGAAGATGGGAGAGACGGTGCTCTCCTTCCATATCCACTCAGGCACCGATACCTGCGATGGATGTGAGCCTGGTCAGGTGATGGCTCACCTCAGCaaacacaggagagaggagaacacTG GCCCTGCTCTCACCAAAGAGGATAAAGAAGCACTAAGACAGAAGGAGTTGAAGCAGATGAAGGCCAAGTACGGCCTGCAG AGCAGCGAGTATGAGGAGACAAAAACCCTGAAGAACCCCAAATACAAGGACCGAGCAGAGTCTCGACGACAGACGGTGGGCAGCGAGGGCGTTTTCCAACGAGATGATGCGCCTGCTTCTGTTCATGA GGAGATCAGTGAAGTCAATAAAGGACGGAAGATGTTGGAAAAGATGGGCtggaagaaaggagagggacTGGGCAAAGAGGGAACTGGAATGAAAGACCCG ATTGAGCTGAAAATCAGAAAGTCCCAGTCAGGTTTGGGGGCCGGTGCCGCCATGTCTCTAGACAGCATCTCTCTGACCCGATCAAAGTCACAGAAGAACTGGGAGAAAGCCAGGGAGAGATTTGCTGATTCGTGCCAGCCTGACATGCTggcacacaaaacaacacagaacaaatcACCCAAAGCCTGGgtcagagcagaggagactgagaccgcaaacacacaaacagacagtcAACGTTAA
- the aggf1 gene encoding angiogenic factor with G patch and FHA domains 1 isoform X1 translates to MENEDEEKDVESEVAELRLKVDSLKQELRECRAELTKLQKQLKQSERLQRNTESYNEDLRKQVDQLSAEIHERKKKDKDRVNSETQTEEYVWTETDYYNYYYGGYYQNPEAADTQEGLNAAAAEEVAAVVDGADGSETAEVSTPTAAVAAVVADESGQPDSSVTATTEGGDAGSIADMLRATAEEAMTQTGFVFDETTGMYYDHSTGFYYDSASQLYYDANTGIYYYYDAESGRYQFHSRIEVSAAQTGAEPCSDKNTTEKKGKKFKKGVKKMSHQDDKELISDDNKLEEDETDWVEHQTTKRTTESRKLKKRSCGGEEESDKSSSKRKKQKNGSRHDDKRRSKKKSKKSKSAKRKKKKSPARSNDSEENSEPEEGEITESERDEWESTPSFSSSSGSPSREDPELESEMETQSQEVKDIWPPCVRVTVVRSPVLQVGTLFIITADSPATIGREKDMDHAIRIPEMGVSKFHAEVYFDQEQQSYMLVDQGSQNGTVINGNRILQPKAKCEPHALMHGDEVKMGETVLSFHIHSGTDTCDGCEPGQVMAHLSKHRREENTGPALTKEDKEALRQKELKQMKAKYGLQSSEYEETKTLKNPKYKDRAESRRQTVGSEGVFQRDDAPASVHEEISEVNKGRKMLEKMGWKKGEGLGKEGTGMKDPIELKIRKSQSGLGAGAAMSLDSISLTRSKSQKNWEKARERFADSCQPDMLAHKTTQNKSPKAWVRAEETETANTQTDSQR, encoded by the exons ATGGAGAACGAAGATGAAGAAAAGGACGTGGAGTCTGAAGTGGCGGAGCTGCGTCTGAAAGTAGACTCGCTGAAGCAGGAGCTCAGAGAGTGCAGAGCCGAGCTGACGAAGCTGCAGAAGCAGCTGAAGCAGTCAGAAAGACTgcagaggaacacagagagCTACAATGAAGACCTGAGGAAACAG GTTGATCAGCTGAGCGCAGAGATTCATGAGCGGAAGAAGAAAGATAAGGACAGAGTCAACAGTGAAACTCAGACAGAAGAATATGTATGGACAGAAACTG ATTATTACAACTACTACTATGGAGGCTACTATCAGAACCCTGAGGCAGCAGACACTCAGGAAGGCCTgaacgcagcagcagcagaagaagtaGCAGCAGTAGTGGATGGAGCTGATGGCAGCGAGACAGCAGAGGTTTCAACACCAActgcagcagtagcagcagtagttgCTGATGAGTCAGGTCAACCTGACAGCAGTGTTACAGCCACAACAGAG GGAGGTGATGCAGGATCCATAGCTGATATGTTGAGGGCCACTGCCGAAGAGGCTATGACACAGACTGGGTTTGTGTTTGATGAGACCACAGGAATGTACTATGACCACAGCACAGGCTTCTACTACGACTCG gcCAGTCAGTTGTACTATGATGCCAACACAGGCATTTACTACTACTACGACGCGGAGAGCGGACGATACCAGTTTCATTCCAGGATTGAGGTGTCTGCTGCACAGACTGGTGCAGAGCCTTGCTCAGACAAGAACACTACTGAAAAGAAAGGCAAGAAGTTCAAGAAAGGGGTCAAGAAAATGTCACACCAGGATGATAAG GAGCTCATATCTGATGACAATAAGTTGGAGGAGGACGAAACTGACTGGGTCGAACATCAAACGACTAAGAGGACCACAGAATCACGAAAACTCAAGAAGAGGTCttgtggaggagaggaggagagcgacAAATCTTCgtcaaagaggaagaaacagaaaaatggtTCACGCCACGATGATAAGAGAAGATCgaagaagaaaagcaagaaatCAAAATCAGCAAAgcggaagaagaaaaagagccCTGCTCGGAGCAATGACTCAGAGGAGAACAGCGAACCAGAAGAGGGTGAGATCACAGAGTCTGAGAGAGACGAGTGGGAATCTACTCCTTCGTTCTCATCGTCTTCTGGCTCCCCTTCCAGGGAAGACCCAGAATTGGAATCAGAGATGGAGACTCAGAGTCAGGAAg TCAAAGACATTTGGCCGCCCTGTGTACGGGTGACAGTGGTTAGGTCTCCAGTGCTACAGGTGGGCACTCTGTTCATCATCACAGCCGACTCTCCAGCCACCATTGGCAG agagaaagatatGGATCATGCAATCAGAATACCAGAGATGGGAGTCAGCAAG TTCCATGCAGAGGTGTACTTTGACCAGGAGCAGCAGAGCTACATGCTGGTGGACCAGGGAAGCCAGAACGGGACAGTCATCAATGGCAACAGAATCTTACAg CCAAAAGCCAAGTGTGAGCCACATGCACTGATGCACGGTGATGAGGTGAAGATGGGAGAGACGGTGCTCTCCTTCCATATCCACTCAGGCACCGATACCTGCGATGGATGTGAGCCTGGTCAGGTGATGGCTCACCTCAGCaaacacaggagagaggagaacacTG GCCCTGCTCTCACCAAAGAGGATAAAGAAGCACTAAGACAGAAGGAGTTGAAGCAGATGAAGGCCAAGTACGGCCTGCAG AGCAGCGAGTATGAGGAGACAAAAACCCTGAAGAACCCCAAATACAAGGACCGAGCAGAGTCTCGACGACAGACGGTGGGCAGCGAGGGCGTTTTCCAACGAGATGATGCGCCTGCTTCTGTTCATGA GGAGATCAGTGAAGTCAATAAAGGACGGAAGATGTTGGAAAAGATGGGCtggaagaaaggagagggacTGGGCAAAGAGGGAACTGGAATGAAAGACCCG ATTGAGCTGAAAATCAGAAAGTCCCAGTCAGGTTTGGGGGCCGGTGCCGCCATGTCTCTAGACAGCATCTCTCTGACCCGATCAAAGTCACAGAAGAACTGGGAGAAAGCCAGGGAGAGATTTGCTGATTCGTGCCAGCCTGACATGCTggcacacaaaacaacacagaacaaatcACCCAAAGCCTGGgtcagagcagaggagactgagaccgcaaacacacaaacagacagtcAACGTTAA